Below is a genomic region from Fulvia fulva chromosome 13, complete sequence.
TACTCCAAGGTGACATGGCCGCGAGGAGATCCTTGAACGAATAGTTGCGGGCTAGGCTGCTCCTGGCCTGGCGATAGATTGATCTCGCTTGACATTGCATGCTTCGTGCGCTGGATAGCGGAAGGTGCGAGCCTGCCTGACTGGACAACTAGCAACGCGACGCACGTGCGAGTCGTCTTCCTGGTGGGCTCTCAAAGCAGCATAGGACGTCGGCAGACTACGTGTTGAGTTGGCTGTGGGTGTCATTCACTCAGCTTTTTCGCGATCCGTCGCCGGCATCTGGCAACCTTGACAGCATACAATGACGAGTGGCGGCAGCATGCGATGTTCGGCCAGGTAGCTGAAGTACGATCCGTGAGTACGGCACGCCCCTTTGCTCTGGACGTGCGCAGGATTTGATCTTCCTCGACTGTCCATTTTGCATTCGGTGGTTGAGTAGGATTGCCACATTTCGACCACCGGACCATTACGGCCTGTGTTGATCGCTTCAATGCAAGCCCGACCTGTGGGAATGACATGCCCTGCGCCCGCAGGCGCTGGAGCTCCTTATCTTCCTCAGAACTCCAACTCCGCTTCACCAGTTGTGTGGGTGAATACCCCCTGAGGGACTCAACGGCCTTTCTGACGGCGTCGCGGTCCCGTCCAGGCAGAGCTGCCACCATTACGTCTTGTGATAAGTTCGCCTTTCGCATCATTGCAAGTTTGTCCCTTTCGAGGCTTGACCATGAATAAATTCCTGCGTTATGTGCACGTTTTTCGCTCCCTGCGAGATGGCACGAGATGCTCTTTTTGGACCTTCCAAGAGAATCTGCGATCGATTGCAGGGTTTGCCCTTGTTCCTGGAGCATCCTAAGCTTGACATCTTCCTCAGGTGTCCAGTGTCTAAAGCTGTGCGTAGCCCCATCACGCCGATGATGGTCTACCGTTGAACGACCCCGCGAAGGGTACCTTGGACCTGCCAGGTAGTATTGATGTAATAGTCGCGATGGCTATGGATTTGTGCGACTGATGCGACTCGCTAGCCTGTATGTGCGCACGCCAGGCCAGGTAGCTGCAATCCTACTGTACCATGCAGTGCTGTACTGACGAGACGAGACTGCAGGGTTGCCAGGGTAGAAACTGTAGAAGTGAGAACTAGCCGCAAACGCAGAACGTCCTGGCAAGAGCTTTGCGATTCGTGCAaaggacattcccgctgcTCTTGATGATCTCAATATTTCTGACTCCTGGGCTGTCCAGATCGGCTTGAAAGTTCGACATTTCAACGCAGATAGTTTACTATAGACGCTGGCCAACGGTCGATCCAGACGCTTCGCGATCTCGTGATCACTAAGTCGCAAGTCGCCACGATAATGTTTCAGCAAATTCTCCTCCTTGATTGACCACGGTACAAGTCTGTCACCGCCTGATCTACTCGAAAGTCTTCGAATCTTGGCATTGATGCTGTGCTCGGTGCGATCTGGGAATTGTCCGAGTATCTCGCGCCGTGAATGACCGGCGTTATGCAAATCTTGGAGACGCCGGTATTCAGCTTCGGTCCAGGCTTTCTTGACGGGTAATGTGCCGATTCGCTGATCTACATTGCTCAAGCGGGAGTATACACTTCTGCGTGGGCGTCCCAGGATATTGGCGATTTCCCCTGGGGACCGGCCCTGAGTGTTGAGTTCGACAAGTGTGTCCAGTTGAGACTGAGTCCATCGTCTGACTTCGCGGACGGGATTCGAAACAGGCCCTGACCTGAACCTTTCTCTTGCCGCCCCAGAACTTCTGCCGAAAATAGTCGCAATGGAGGCGAATGTTTGCCCTTGAGCACGCAGTTGAAAGAGCTGGTCGATCTCGGATTGCGTCCAAGGCCTATGGGGAGGTGTCGTCCTGGGCTTGGCTTCAGCATAATACCGATGGGAGACCTTTGCAGCACGGATATCAGTCCAGTGAGGCAGCCGTAACATGGCACCTAGTTCGGGACTCCATCTGCTGAGCATAGACCTGCCTCCATTTGGAACCCAGGATATCACCATCTCTCAGAGTCAAGGATTGGCAGCATCATCATCGCCCCGAATTGCGTGGGCCTTGTGCTTCAAGTCGATGATGCTGTCTTCAGTGGACTGCTGTTGACGATGAAGATGTTGAAGTGTTGGAGGACGGGTTGAAGTCGAGGTCGCGAGATTGTCATTCCGGCGCCAATCTCGCTTAATTGTGGGTCCAGCACTTTTGCTCCCGAGGATGCATCTGTGCATAGCGATGACAACAAGCAGCTCGACATGGCAGACACTGCTGCGTCATGTTGTAATGTCACCGAACATGAGGTCGGGATAGCATTGATAGGGAGGAAGGCAGGAACCTGGAAAGCAGTCTGAGATGCTCATTGAGTTTCGGCACTTGCTCAGCCGGCCCCTTGGCGGTCCTGCCGACATCAGGCTGTCACGATGTGACGATCTTGTCGCTGTGCAAGAACAGTGAAAGATGCGAACATGGCCGTGCTGGAAGCAAGATAAAGTGTACGTTAATGATTCACGATACTGGCAGGTCTACCGCACCTCGTGCAATGGACACGCCCAAACAGCCCGCTAATCTGGCCCCTCCAACCAAGCCATCACTACTCCGGCATCACCAAGACCACTTGAGAATCCTCGCCTTCGGAAACTCCCTCACAGAAGGCTACACCGACTTCGGCATGCGATTCCATCCCTACGGCAACGCTCTCAAGTCCAAGCTCTCAGCCCTCGCTCCCGACCTCACAATCTCAGTCGACATCAACGGGCAAAGCGGCGACTGTGTCCTGGACTCTCTTCGTGGGAACTTCAAGAACCGACTACTCAACGCGATCGGATCAAGAGAGCATGGCAAGTACGACTTGGCCATAGTACTTGGCCATAGTACTTGGCGGGACCAATGACCTTGCCCACAAGCTCGAGAGGGGCCTTGAAGGCTCGGAGGAGATTTTCCAGGGGTTGCGCCCGCTGTATGAGCATGTTCTGAATGCTGGGACGAGTTTGATTGTCATGACTGTGCCGGAGCGAGCTATTGATACTAGGAGTTCTGATCTTGCAGTGAAGGCGCACGCTAATAGGGAGCATCTCAATCGCTTGATTGTGCAATGGGCAGCAGACTCTCGTCTGCATAGAGAACAGATTGATGGCCCGAAAGTGTACTTCTTTGATCTTGCTGCTTTGGTTCCATTCCCGAGGAATGAGGATGATGGTGATACGACACCGGCTGAGGGAGGGATGTGGTCACTCGATGATCTGCACATGACATCCAGGGGTTACGACTTTGTCGGAAACGAGCTCGCGGCTTTCATCAAGAATCTACTGTAAGAGGAGCACCTCGTACGAGATGACAGGGACTGTGTCGATGACTTCACTTTCGAGGGTGAATCATTAAGAGCCATCCATCGTTGACGGGATACATGAAGAGCCTCACGGGACCGCTGGATCAAGGTTGCCATTCCAACAACTTTTCTGTACAGGCTTATCAGGTCAAAGAGGTCATACAAACGCAACTCTTTATGTAGCTGGGAGTACTCACACGACTCGAGCTGTTCCCAGAAGGAGACACGTTCTTGCGCCTAGGGGGAAGCAGCAGAGCTTGAGCATGAATCGAAGGAACATCTGAAGAGGCTCAGAGAGAAGTACGAGCGCACAACGGAAGCTCACTGGGATCAACATCACGAAAGCCCATAAATCACGCGTCGTCCGCGTAGACATGGAGCTGCTCCGGTCCCGCGAGGTTCGCAGGGGCTATGCAAATGTAGCGTCAGCTCGATGATCTTTGCCTCGGAGGCTATGCTAGCATGCAGACCTTCCCGCATCTTTCGCGTGTTGTTGCAATATAGTAGCGTGTCGGGTACAGCACGGGCGCGCAGTGAAAGACTGTGACTGCAACGTTGGAGAGGAGCTGCGAGCTACAGGCGTCGCTAATGCTCAGGCCAGGTTGAGCTTCGGCGGCATACAAACGCGTTCAAGAGAGGTTAGGCGGATAAGAGAGAAGTCTACGAGAAAATGGTGGGGAACATCTTCTAGCCGTTGTGGAGGCGAGTGCCGTGTCCGGCGATGGCTTGCGCAAATCGTCGAAGGTATGTCTTGCCAGTGAGATGCAAGCATTGTAGTCCTTCAAAGCTTGCTGGAACACCCATTCCACCACAAACATTGATCCTGCTATGTCCTTGACGCGCCGCGCCACACCTGCTCTGCAGTATATCCAACGATTCTTGCATTCACTTCTATACACTAACAGATGCATCCCAGTGAATCTGCAAGCTTGGGACTTGATGCAACTGCCACACGTGACACCGTGCGGCATTCACCGCCGCCGTTGCGCTAGCGCGATTTCCTTTCTTATTGTCGACAATGCCATGGTCACAAATGACTCCAACACACTTTCTGAAGAGACAGATTCTCATCGCAACATACAACACACAACACTTTGCATATCCCCAGATTCGCGTTTTCACGACATCAACCACCTACACTTGTAAAGATACTCAAGACCGGTCAACATCTCAACATATACAATCACCATGACCAACCTCGCCAACTTCGAAAAGCAGCTCGCAGACGCCGAGAAGGCGGGCAACAAGCAATCCGCCCAACGCCTGAGGTTCATCATCCAGAAGCAGAGGCGCAACACCGCCAACCGCGACGAAAAGCAACAGACTCGGAAACGCAAAGCCGAGGATGATGGCACTGGCCCATACAAAGCCATGCGCTTCACAGACAGCGGCATCAGCATGGGCACCGTCGAGGACATGATCCAGGAATCACACGCTCGAGACCAAGCCGAGATGAAGAAGCGTGAAGAAGCGCGTCTGAAGACAGAGCGAGCACGAAAGACAGCCGAGTCGCAGCGTAAGAGGCGCGAATACCAAGCTCGTCAGGCAGAGAGGGAGCGCCAGGATCAGGCTGAGAAGGACCGCAAAGCCAAGGAGGAGCGCGATCGCAAGGACAAAGCGCGGAGGGAACGAGACGAGAGATTCCGCCAAAAGCCACCCCCAAAATCCCAACCTCCTCCACCACGCTCACCACCAAGATCCCCTCCCCGCCCAACACCAACACGCCGCCCAGCAGCACCTCTAGCAACCATGCACCAAATCAACACCTGGCGGACCTTCAGCCTCAACTGCTTCGCCGACTACTCCAAAGTGCTGACCTTCCCCGCACCACCTGGCGGCTGCTGCAGCAGTGCGGAATGCCAGGCGGCAGCTGAAAATCGAGTGTTGGAGGCGTGTGACTGTCATATCCGCCTGGCGTTCAGGAATGCGCGAGTCACGAACTTTAGGATGGAGAGGTTGAAGTGGCATCCGGATCGGTTTGGGCAGTGTGTGGATGAGAAGAGGGCGGAGTTTGAGAGGGCGGAGTTTGAGAGGAAGGCGAAGGAGATGTTTGTGGTTGTTGATGGGTTGTATCAGGGGAGGTAGATGTTGGGGTTGGTGGCGGTAGGGAGAGATTGGAGGGATTGTGGCGGTGATATGGTTGATGAAACCCATGATGATGGACACACAGCCTAACGTGGCTTGCATAGCACAGCATCACATTGACAGCGTTCACGCATCCTTCTAAACACACACATCCACCTCCTCCCCTCCCCTACGGCACACACCTCCAACTCTCCACATCCTTATAATTATCCGGATCCACACACTCATTCCTCAACGGATACCTACAATGCCTCCTCTCAAAATCCACCCCCAACGCCACCGTATCATTCACAAACCTGACCCCCGTAATACTCTCCGGCGCCTTCCCTTCTTCGACCCACTCAATAATCCTCCTCAACACATTATGCTGCGCATCCTGAAACGGACTCCCAGCCACAAACTCCTGCCCAACAACATACGCCCCCAACCCGCCCGTGCAATGATCCATCCCCCCGATTCTAAAGAAGCGGTAGAACTCGTCGAGCTCAGAGGGGGATTGCGACATGGTGGCGGCCACGTGGTCGTAGTAGCGGGGACTGTTTGCGGAAGTGATGATGCTATCCATTTGGCCATGGTAATGGAGAATTTTGCCACCGCGGGCGGCGAAGGGGAATAAGTCGCCGTTCCAGCTTTCGATGTTGAAGGGGTTTTTGGCCGCTGCGTAGGCGGCCGTGCTGGCGTTTAGGGTGGAGGCGTTCCAGGTGGGGTCGTTGAGGATTGCGTAGCGGAACCAGTCTTCGGTGTAGGGGAAGGGTTGGCCGTTGTATTCGATGTGGGAGGAGGCGAGTTCGCTGCCGGGTTGCATGCGGGGGAAGATGAGGGCGCCGTTTTTACCGTAGTAATCCTCGAACACTCGCTGAACAGTCACGACTTGTTTTGCGGTGAGGCAGTTGGAGGTGTTGGTGGCGGTTGAGGAGCATTGGAGGCTGACAGGCTTGTAGGAGCAGAGGGTTGGGTCTTCGAGGATGCCGTCTTTGACGCCATCGAGGGCGTCACATTGTTTGAGAATGTCCTGGTGAACTAGCGCCCACTTGTCTGGAGAGACGAAGGTATCCGACGTGTTCGAACCAGTAATTGGCAAAAAGTGACCAGACCAAGACGTCAAATTATCAAAAGCCAGAGCAGGCGCGCCTACCAGGACCCCATCAAACAGCTGCGGCCAATCCTGAACCATCTTGAACCCTTGCCGTCCTCCAGTGGAGCAGCCTATGTAATAGCTCTTCCCCGGGATCTGCTGCTTGCTGTAGTAAGCCTTCGTAATCTCCTTGCCAACTACCGTCTCAGTGTATAAGCTCCGCCACGCAAAATCTTCCATCACATCTGGATTGTCCTTGAAAGCCAGACCGCGAGTCCCGTTGTGGCCGTTATTCGCACCGACCGTGGCGAAGCCGAAGGAAGTTCCGTATGCTACGTCCTCGTACTGGAGACATCCGTTGAGACCGCCGTTGCCAGTACTCAGGAACCTTCCAGTCCAGTTCGTGGGGAGCCAGGCTTCCAAGGTGATGCCAGAACGGCTCGATGTCGAGACGTACATGGCCACGCGGCAGAGGTCGACGGGCACGACTTGAGATGGTCGCGTACACGACCGTAACTCAGGCGTGCTCTGATCCAGACTGACGTTTGTCCCAGCCGCAATATAACGACTAAAGTTGACCGTAACATTCTCTCTCTGGAACTCTCTCGCAATACCCTCGCACGCAGCCTCTGGATCCCTTAGCACAAAATTTTGAGTCTGAGTCTGACCTTGCACAAGGCCTAAAGCCACAAGGCCCAACGACAAAACCCGAAGAATCATTGAAAAAACTTGACAAGCAGCACTTTGGAAGAAGCAGTGTCAGAAAGGGCGCCGAAGCTTGCGAAGCCCTACCTCGATGTCCAAGGAGATGGGGACAAGCATGTTTATACATACTCGCACACAGCCGTGACAGCATCTCGGAGTAGTCTTGATCCCCATAGTATTAGTTCGTCCACTAGCCCCATGGGCGACGCACTCCACGCGTTGGCGCCATGCATGGTCACGCGGCCTTGGTGTCGGCAGCAGGTAGGGGAAGCCTTGATGGAGGCTTGACAGTTGGGCGGCACATAGATCGTGTAGCTTCTGTTGGAAATGGTTGTTGCCAAGATGTATGGTTTGGTCCAGTCTTGTAGCAGTCTTGTTATTCACTGGATGCCGTTTTTGGTTGAAGTGATCGTCCCTTCGTCGTACTCTTTCCAATCGTTTGCAGAAAACGTTCAACGGCCTGACGTTGCACGGCAGTCGTCACCTCAAGCGCGGTGTGACCTCGGCTCCCGGTAAAGTCCAACCGAAGGCGGGCGAGATTAGGTTCGGCAGATGTTCCTGCGTCCAAAGACTTGGCGGACATTTATCCGCCACGCAATGATTAGTAGGGCAGTGCAGCCGCATGCCGTTTGTGGTTCCTGTGTCCCTGACATGGCCAGCAAGGCTGCGTTTTCAATACCGGTATATCCGTCTGCTGCGTTCTGTACATGCAACCTCAGTTTTGAGATATGGTAGCAAGGCCGTACCATCTGGCGCTCAAGTCGTTGGTGAAGGTGCTCTTGAGTACTTAACTCGTGCCCAAGAGCGTTTGCCCTTGCACTCAAAGTTGGATAGCAACGATATCTTCAAGCCACTCAGGCTCCATCGTCTGATTCGCCATCACCCTCCGCGTAATGCCACCATTTGACGCTGAAACTTCTGTACAATTACGTTCACATGATACACAGCCACTTGCGGGATTATCACCCATCAAACACACCATGCTGGAGCTCAACTCCAATCCTGCGACACCATTAGTTAGCAAAGTTCCACAAAACCATTCCACGTTCAAACTCACCCCTCCGCCATCTTCTTCATACTCTCCTCAATATCATCATCCATCCCCTTCCCCACTCCAACCGCCTGTCTAAACTTCGCCCAATAAAACCACAAATCAGTCGCAAACAGCACAAACCTAAACAGACAGTGCTTCCCATACTCTTTCCATCTCTCAACCGCCCTCGCCTCACGATCCTCCGTCAAAGCTCGACTAGCCCAGTAGCCAGTAATCTTGATCCTGTTAACGGGGGAGCCGAGGAACTGGTTGTTCCCTTGCACAATCCGGAGGTTGCGGCCAATGAAGATAAGTTCTTGCGGGAATTTGTCCTGGTTCGCAAGGATATCGCGAATGTCGCGGCGCATACGCTGTTGCATTTCGAACTGTCGTTGTTTTTGGTCCATTTTGCTGAGTTTCTTGATGCCTTCCATGGTTTTGTTGTCGCCTCCTTGGTAGGGTCTCATCAGAGTGGCACTGGCGAAGATGTCCGGTGCGTCGACGCCCCATTCTTCTTCGGTGATCTTGGCCATGGTTTTGTTGTCGAAGGTCATCAAGCTTCGCCAGAAGAGGGCGTATTCTCGCCGGAATTTGGGAGACATTTGGATGTAGAGACCGTGGTCGATCAGGACGAGTTCGGGTTTGCCGGAGGGGAGACGGCGGATGAAGATGTTGCCAGGGTGTGGGTCGCAGTGAACGAGGCCCCAGAGGAACATTTGCGCGCTGAAGAGGTCGACCATTGTTTGCATTACTGGCTTGAAGCTCAAGCCGAGACCCCCTTTGCCGGATGCACCACGCCAGTGGTCTCGTTTCGGTTTGAGCTTTTCATCGTCGGGGTTGTTCGCTCGGATAGAAGCCTTGACAGaaggtggtggtggtggtggcaGCTGAGCACCGCCTGCACCAGGTGAGCCTTTGCGCCAGCCACCTTTCCAGGAACTCTCGACGCCTTCTTTATCCCACAGACGAACACCCTCGATCCACTCTGCAGTCATGACGCGCTTGCTGCTGAGCTCCGGATACTCTGCAGGGATGTAAACTCTGTCCCGTAGACGAGGTTCGCCTTGAATGAGCTTGCGCATCTGTCTCGAGTTGTCTGCCTCTTTCCGGAAGTCCGTCTCAGCCATCAGTCTATCGCAGATGTACGGCACCAAGTGGTAAAGCGGTAGATCAAACCACCACGAATATATCTTGCTCACAACCCTGAACGACCACAGATCCCACCCGACTTGTCTCGCAATCTCTTTCTTCTGAATCTTGATGGCCACCTCACGCCCATCTGGCAGACGTGCCCAATGTACTTGCGCCACACTCGCACTTGCTCTTGCTGTCCGTTCCATTACCCCCTTATCCGCATCACCACTGAAGCTGATACCAAATACTTCCTCTACGCTCTTGCCAAAGTCCTCCTTGATGACCGTCTCCACCTCACGCCATGTATTCTGCGGCGCATCGTCAAACATGCGCGCGAACATCTTCTGGAACTCTGGTGGCAGAATCGCGCTCTGCATAGCGATCGCTTGGCCGATCTTGAGGTATAGCCCGCCATTGGCTCGGAGTAGCTCGAAGACTGTCCTCGCACTGCGGTTGTGTACATCGGCTACACTGTCGCCTACCCAAGGATCAGGGCGAAAGTTAAGCTGGTAGTCCAGTGCGATCCATAGGCCTGTGCCAAAGGTTCGGAATGATCGAGTTATACACGAGTCGTAAAAGTTGGTATCAACGCCGTATACTATTCCGAGCAGGATCGATAATCGAACTAATCGTCGTAGCCATTTCCGCGTGCGTCGATATGTCTTCGCCGCAGTCGGTTTGCCCAAAGATTCTGGTGAAGGAGGTCGCACCGGCGAGAAGGCGCTCTGGTATCGTTTGAGTCCAAGCCCAGCATTAATCGTCGGTACTCGGCGTTGTATCGCTGCATTCCTGGTATGTAAGTACTGTCGCGTGCTCAGTCCACCACTTCGATGCAATGATCTGATCGCGTTGAGGTCTGCTCCGGAAACAGATGGAGACTTTGGGGTCCTGCTTGCACATCGCCAGCATATCGGCGACACGGCACGAAGCATCACACTCCGCAGGCGCCAGATATGCGCGATGGTAGCAAGAGGAAGGCGATATCGAAGTGCTCACACGATACATGTACATGTATGGAGGTCAAGGAAACATGTCATGCACGTCATGCTGCCTCGGCCTGCGCCGGCGATTTGGAGCGTCCGTGCTCGGTTCGCGGCTGAATGGATCGTGCTGGACCAATTCCATCCATTTGAACGTCCCGGGAAATAATATCATTGAACCGCGAAGTCGATCTGACCTGCCCGAAATGAAGTCCAAGCCGACTCCACGTTAGAAGGAAGCACTCTGGAAACATGAGAGATTGCTGGGTTGACAGACAGAATATGCAACCTCTGATCGCCATCTCAACTTCGCCTAGGATaaaatgtgctgttggcggttgtgaacctccaaaggtaagcgtagcggagtggagctctctaccaacccttctagactgcaaagtagcgtgcgatccacgctaccgctacccgacgtacagtgcttattatacgacgacataggcgtgagcgacgagtatatgtttgcgagttcgccaacaggcacagtgcagtaggtcacgtgaccctaaaacttgaaagttgaccaatcagagcgggcgccaaggctagttgagggctggtatagagcttcactccctcgctgacgcctcacctacgtactcgcaagctcgtactccggtgtggctagcgctcggtcgctacgcttaatGAACCATCCAGTCCCAAGCTGCCTGCCACTCTCAAAGATCCCTCGTCGACCAGATAGCCATCAACACAGCTTCAGCTCAGACCAAGGGCGATCCCACACCGATGCATCGGCCAAGAGCTCGTCGTCCTCACGCAGACGTTCAGTCATGCCTTGCTCAAGCTCATAGCGCTGGTCCGTCTTCTCTTCGAACACATGGCTCGCGCGAAGTCCTTGAAACACCGCAGCCATCAGGAGTAGAAGAGACATTAGTCCCAGTGGCATTTTGACGAGTGACCAGGTGCTCATCTTGGTGTTTTGCTCCGGTACTGTGGGTATCACCTTCACTTGGCCAGGATCTGGAGTCGCACTCTCGGGAGTTAGTCTCCCGCCTTCCTGCTGAGAAAGATCTGGCGGAGGCGAGGGTACCTTCTGGCCTGGCCAGTGCTTCTGGCTCCGCAACTGCCACAGATCATCCTTGATCTTGATCAGCATCTGGCCAGTCTCACTGGCATGATTATCTGTGGCCCATTCCAGCTGCGCCATAAGAACCGCCTTCTCAATCTTCATCAGCAGTTCTTCCGCAGTCCGCTGGGTGCTGTGAATTTGCCAGTCCGGACTGTCAGGGTCATGGCTGTTGTAGTAGTCATTGAACCCCAGGAGGTCTGCGAGAGAATTTTGGGTCATGCTCAGACAACGTGTTGTGTAACAACCGCTTTCACATGCTTGATGGACCGCAATTGTGCTCATGCTGAACCAGCTAGTGAAGTGGGTGGCGTTCTGGCAGGCTTGGTCACAGACGGGGAGGTACATGTGGACTTCTTCGCCGTCGATGGTTGAGGTGTGGTCGACCATTTCTGGCTCTG
It encodes:
- a CDS encoding putative feruloyl esterase B-2 gives rise to the protein MATTISSIIDPARNSLWIALDYQLNFRPDPWVGDSVADVHNRSARTVFELLRANGGLYLKIGQAIAMQSAILPPEFQKMFARMFDDAPQNTWREVETVIKEDFGKSVEEVFGISFSGDADKGVMERTARASASVAQVHWARLPDGREVAIKIQKKEIARQVGWDLWSFRVVSKIYSWWFDLPLYHLVPYICDRLMAETDFRKEADNSRQMRKLIQGEPRLRDRVYIPAEYPELSSKRVMTAEWIEGVRLWDKEGVESSWKGGWRKGSPGAGGAQLPPPPPPSVKASIRANNPDDEKLKPKRDHWRGASGKGGLGLSFKPVMQTMVDLFSAQMFLWGLVHCDPHPGNIFIRRLPSGKPELVLIDHGLYIQMSPKFRREYALFWRSLMTFDNKTMAKITEEEWGVDAPDIFASATLMRPYQGGDNKTMEGIKKLSKMDQKQRQFEMQQRMRRDIRDILANQDKFPQELIFIGRNLRIVQGNNQFLGSPVNRIKITGYWASRALTEDREARAVERWKEYGKHCLFRFVLFATDLWFYWAKFRQAVGVGKGMDDDIEESMKKMAEGIGVELQHGVAACQVFSMILRVLSLGLVALGLVQGQTQTQNFVLRDPEAACEGIAREFQRENVTVNFSRYIAAGTNVSLDQSTPELRSCTRPSQVVPVDLCRVAMYVSTSSRSGITLEAWLPTNWTGRFLSTGNGGLNGCLQYEDVAYGTSFGFATVGANNGHNGTRGLAFKDNPDVMEDFAWRSLYTETVVGKEITKAYYSKQQIPGKSYYIGCSTGGRQGFKMVQDWPQLFDGVLVGAPALAFDNLTSWSGHFLPITGSNTSDTFVSPDKWALVHQDILKQCDALDGVKDGILEDPTLCSYKPVSLQCSSTATNTSNCLTAKQVVTVQRVFEDYYGKNGALIFPRMQPGSELASSHIEYNGQPFPYTEDWFRYAILNDPTWNASTLNASTAAYAAAKNPFNIESWNGDLFPFAARGGKILHYHGQMDSIITSANSPRYYDHVAATMSQSPSELDEFYRFFRIGGMDHCTGGLGAYVVGQEFVAGSPFQDAQHNVLRRIIEWVEEGKAPESITGVRFVNDTVALGVDFERRHCRYPLRNECVDPDNYKDVESWRCVP